One part of the Bradyrhizobium sp. CB1650 genome encodes these proteins:
- the sufD gene encoding Fe-S cluster assembly protein SufD, with translation MKQVLVKADAERAMGNVFAAARGRLPGAGPVPQIREKAFEVYERTGLPHRRMEDWKYTDLRALIGEVLPLAPRPDAEALVRAKVSVKQVAADQAVKLVLVDGIFAPELSDLGGLENEVVVRSLREVLEHSATGAMAGLVLSTTSDPAISLNAAMATDGLVITVADGNALERPIQIVHVATGLSVSTFTRCYLQLGKGAHAAIVESFVPAERASGYQANDAIIALVGDEASLSYIRVAAADSDAVNISSAIIAVGARAKLDLFSMTCSGSISRYQEFITLAGEGTKLSANGVNLIRDRLHADTTIVVDHAMPHCTSREKFRAVVDDCGRSVFQGRIIVRPAARNTDATLTTRALLLSDQGEVDNKPELEILADDVTCGHGATSGALDDTLVFYLRARGISEKDAQMLLIKAFIGESIEEITSENLRDFVAAQAEHWLQAGR, from the coding sequence ATGAAGCAGGTTTTGGTCAAAGCCGACGCCGAACGCGCAATGGGCAATGTTTTCGCTGCGGCGCGTGGACGGCTGCCTGGTGCAGGCCCTGTCCCCCAAATCCGGGAGAAGGCATTCGAGGTCTACGAGCGTACCGGCCTCCCGCATCGGCGCATGGAGGATTGGAAATACACAGATCTGCGCGCCCTGATCGGCGAGGTACTGCCACTCGCTCCGCGACCGGATGCGGAGGCGCTGGTGCGCGCAAAGGTCTCGGTCAAGCAAGTGGCTGCCGATCAGGCGGTCAAACTGGTTTTGGTGGATGGCATATTCGCGCCGGAGCTATCCGATCTTGGCGGCCTGGAAAACGAAGTCGTTGTGCGGTCGCTGCGAGAGGTTCTGGAGCATTCGGCCACTGGGGCCATGGCCGGTCTGGTGCTGTCGACGACGAGCGATCCGGCGATCTCGCTCAATGCCGCGATGGCGACAGATGGCTTGGTGATTACGGTCGCCGACGGCAATGCGCTGGAGCGTCCAATCCAAATCGTTCACGTCGCAACCGGACTGTCGGTGTCCACCTTTACACGCTGCTATCTGCAGCTCGGTAAAGGAGCGCATGCGGCCATCGTGGAAAGTTTCGTCCCGGCAGAACGCGCGAGCGGCTATCAAGCCAACGATGCGATAATCGCCCTGGTTGGTGACGAGGCGAGCCTTTCGTATATCCGCGTGGCAGCTGCTGACTCTGACGCCGTAAACATCTCGTCGGCGATCATCGCAGTCGGCGCCAGGGCCAAGCTCGACCTCTTCAGTATGACCTGCAGCGGCTCCATCAGCCGCTATCAGGAATTCATCACGCTGGCCGGCGAGGGAACCAAGCTCTCGGCGAATGGGGTTAATCTCATCAGGGACAGGCTCCACGCGGACACAACGATCGTGGTCGACCACGCGATGCCACATTGCACCAGTCGGGAGAAGTTCCGCGCGGTCGTAGACGATTGCGGTCGCTCGGTGTTTCAAGGCCGAATTATCGTTCGTCCCGCCGCCCGGAACACGGACGCCACCCTGACGACGCGAGCGTTGCTCCTATCCGACCAGGGCGAGGTCGACAATAAGCCGGAGCTTGAAATCTTGGCTGACGACGTGACCTGCGGCCACGGAGCGACATCGGGTGCGCTGGACGACACTCTCGTATTCTATCTGCGCGCCCGGGGGATATCAGAGAAGGATGCGCAGATGTTGCTGATTAAAGCGTTCATTGGCGAGTCGATTGAGGAGATCACTTCCGAGAATCTGCGCGATTTTGTGGCGGCGCAAGCTGAACATTGGCTGCAGGCGGGGCGATGA
- the sufC gene encoding Fe-S cluster assembly ATPase SufC — MALLEIRDLHVGVEDREIIRGLHLSVHAGEVHAIMGPNGSGKSTLSHVIAGKPGYEVTDGQILFKGEDLLEMEPDERAAKGVFLAFQYPVEIPGVTTMNFLRAALNAQRKARDQQEFSTPTFLKRVREVAGSLNIPQDMIKRGVNVGFSGGEKKRNEILQMALFEPGLCILDEIDSGLDIDALRMVASGINALRSPERAMIVITHYRRLLEHIVPDIVHVMSKGRVMKSGGKELALELEASGYAQFEDAA; from the coding sequence ATGGCGCTACTCGAAATCCGAGATTTGCATGTTGGTGTCGAAGACCGCGAAATCATTCGCGGCCTGCATCTTAGCGTCCATGCCGGTGAAGTGCACGCGATCATGGGGCCGAACGGCTCCGGCAAGTCGACGCTCTCGCACGTCATCGCCGGCAAGCCCGGCTATGAGGTGACTGACGGCCAGATCCTGTTCAAGGGCGAGGACCTGCTGGAGATGGAGCCGGACGAGCGTGCCGCCAAGGGCGTGTTCCTGGCGTTCCAGTATCCAGTCGAGATCCCCGGCGTGACCACCATGAACTTTCTGCGGGCGGCACTGAACGCCCAGCGCAAGGCGCGCGACCAACAGGAATTCTCCACCCCCACATTTCTGAAAAGAGTCCGCGAGGTGGCCGGTTCGCTCAACATTCCCCAGGACATGATCAAGCGCGGCGTCAATGTCGGCTTCTCCGGCGGTGAGAAAAAGCGCAACGAAATTTTACAGATGGCGTTGTTCGAGCCGGGTCTGTGCATCCTTGACGAGATCGATTCCGGCCTCGACATCGACGCGCTGCGTATGGTCGCCAGCGGCATCAACGCCTTACGTTCGCCGGAACGAGCGATGATCGTGATCACCCACTATCGGCGGCTTCTCGAGCATATCGTGCCGGACATTGTGCACGTGATGTCGAAAGGGCGGGTCATGAAGAGCGGCGGCAAGGAACTCGCGCTGGAGCTCGAGGCTTCTGGCTACGCCCAATTCGAAGACGCGGCCTGA
- the sufB gene encoding Fe-S cluster assembly protein SufB translates to MVALQETVERVKRIDVDQYRYGFETLIDSEKAPKGLSEEIVKFISEKKNEPAWMLQWRLEAYRRWLTMLEPTWARVDYPKIDFQDISYYAAPKPKKTVSSLDEIDPEILKTYEKLGIPLREVATLEGVEPKVSEEDPARRKIAVDAVFDSVSVATTFKAELKKAGVIFMPISEAIREHPELVQKYLGSVVPTSDNFYATLNSAVFSDGSFVYVPPGVRCPMELSTYFRINERNTGQFERTLIIADKGSYVSYLEGCTAPQRDENQLHAAVVELVALDDAEIKYSTVQNWYPGNSEGKGGIYNFVTKRGDCRGNHSKISWTQVETGSAITWKYPSCILRGDNSRGEFYSIAISNGFQQVDSGTKMIHLGRNTSSRIISKGIAAGKSQNTYRGLVTAHRKALGARNFTACDSLLIGDKCGAHTVPYIEAKNSSATFEHEATTSKISEDVLFYCIQRGLSQEEAVGLVVNGFVKQVLQRLPMEFAVEAQKLISISLDGSVG, encoded by the coding sequence ATGGTAGCTCTACAAGAGACGGTCGAGCGCGTGAAGCGCATCGACGTCGACCAATATCGTTATGGGTTTGAGACCCTGATCGACTCCGAGAAAGCCCCCAAAGGGCTGTCAGAAGAGATCGTGAAATTCATCTCAGAGAAAAAGAACGAACCCGCCTGGATGCTCCAGTGGCGGCTGGAGGCTTATCGCCGCTGGCTGACCATGCTTGAGCCGACCTGGGCGCGCGTCGACTATCCCAAGATCGACTTCCAGGACATCTCCTATTACGCGGCGCCGAAGCCGAAGAAGACGGTCTCGTCCCTGGACGAGATCGATCCGGAGATCCTGAAGACCTACGAGAAGCTCGGCATTCCCTTGCGGGAAGTCGCCACGCTCGAAGGCGTCGAGCCCAAGGTGAGCGAGGAAGATCCGGCCCGCCGCAAGATCGCGGTCGATGCTGTCTTCGATTCGGTCTCGGTTGCGACCACTTTCAAGGCCGAGTTGAAGAAGGCCGGCGTGATCTTCATGCCGATCTCGGAGGCGATCCGCGAGCATCCCGAGCTGGTGCAGAAGTATCTCGGCTCCGTGGTGCCGACCTCGGACAATTTCTATGCGACGCTGAACTCGGCGGTGTTCTCCGACGGCTCGTTCGTCTACGTGCCGCCGGGCGTGCGCTGCCCGATGGAGCTGTCGACCTATTTCCGCATCAACGAGCGCAATACCGGCCAGTTCGAGCGCACGCTGATCATCGCCGACAAGGGTTCCTACGTCTCCTATCTCGAAGGCTGCACCGCACCGCAGCGCGACGAGAACCAGTTGCATGCCGCCGTCGTCGAGCTCGTTGCGCTCGATGACGCCGAGATCAAATATTCGACAGTGCAGAACTGGTATCCCGGCAACTCGGAAGGCAAGGGTGGCATCTACAACTTCGTCACCAAGCGTGGCGACTGCCGCGGCAACCACTCCAAGATTTCCTGGACCCAGGTCGAGACCGGCTCCGCCATCACCTGGAAATATCCGAGCTGCATTCTGCGTGGCGATAACTCCCGCGGTGAGTTCTATTCGATTGCGATCTCGAACGGCTTCCAGCAGGTCGATTCCGGCACCAAGATGATTCATCTCGGCAGGAACACGTCGAGCCGGATCATCTCCAAGGGCATCGCCGCCGGCAAGTCGCAGAACACCTATCGCGGTCTGGTCACCGCGCACCGGAAAGCGCTAGGGGCGCGCAACTTCACCGCCTGCGACTCGCTGCTGATCGGCGATAAATGCGGTGCGCACACCGTGCCGTACATCGAGGCCAAGAACTCCTCGGCCACGTTCGAGCACGAAGCGACGACCTCGAAAATCTCCGAGGACGTGCTGTTCTATTGCATCCAGCGCGGTCTTTCGCAGGAAGAGGCTGTCGGCCTCGTCGTCAACGGCTTCGTCAAGCAAGTTCTGCAAAGACTGCCGATGGAGTTCGCAGTAGAGGCGCAGAAGCTAATCTCGATCTCGCTCGACGGATCCGTCGGATAA
- a CDS encoding 4Fe-4S binding protein, protein MAYKIIASQCTVCGACEFECPNAAISLKNDIYVINPTQCTQCEGHFDAPQCAVVCPVPDTCVPA, encoded by the coding sequence ATGGCCTACAAGATAATCGCATCCCAGTGCACCGTCTGCGGTGCGTGTGAGTTCGAATGTCCCAATGCCGCGATCAGCCTGAAGAACGATATATATGTGATCAATCCGACCCAGTGTACGCAATGTGAGGGGCATTTTGACGCGCCGCAATGCGCGGTCGTTTGCCCGGTGCCCGATACCTGCGTGCCGGCATAG
- the ald gene encoding alanine dehydrogenase, with amino-acid sequence MKVGVPKEIKAHEYRVGLTPGAVREYVAAGHRVMIETNAGAGIGATDDDYRNAGATILTSAVEVFASCEMIVKVKEPQPSEWCQLRENQILFTYLHLAPDPDQAKGLLKSGCTAIAYETVTDAHGGLPLLAPMSEVAGRLAIEAAGSALKRSAGGRGLLIGGVPGVQPARIVVIGGGVVGTHAARMAVGLGAEVTIIDRSIRRLRELDELFEGRVRTRFSTIDSVEEEVFAADVVIGAVLVPGASAPKLVRRSMLSSMRKRGVLVDVAIDQGGCFETSHPTTHADPTYEVDGVIHYCVANMPGAVPLTSSQALNNATLPFGLALASKGFSAVLENPHLRAGLNVHRGRLTYKAVAESLGLPFSPIEQAAA; translated from the coding sequence ATGAAGGTCGGAGTCCCCAAGGAAATCAAGGCGCACGAATATCGCGTGGGCCTTACCCCGGGAGCTGTCCGCGAATACGTGGCCGCGGGCCACCGCGTGATGATCGAGACCAATGCCGGCGCTGGCATTGGTGCAACCGACGACGATTATCGCAATGCTGGCGCAACGATTCTAACTTCCGCAGTTGAGGTATTCGCATCGTGCGAGATGATCGTAAAAGTTAAGGAGCCTCAGCCGTCCGAATGGTGTCAGCTGCGGGAAAATCAGATCCTTTTCACTTATCTGCATCTGGCCCCCGACCCTGATCAGGCCAAGGGCCTCCTGAAATCTGGATGCACCGCGATCGCCTATGAGACCGTAACTGATGCGCATGGTGGTCTTCCGCTACTGGCGCCGATGAGCGAGGTCGCGGGTAGGCTTGCGATCGAAGCGGCGGGTAGCGCCCTGAAGCGGAGTGCAGGCGGACGAGGGCTGTTGATCGGTGGGGTGCCCGGTGTTCAGCCTGCCCGAATCGTGGTGATTGGAGGTGGCGTCGTTGGTACGCACGCGGCACGCATGGCGGTCGGTCTGGGCGCAGAAGTGACCATCATCGACCGTTCGATACGCCGGCTCCGCGAGCTGGACGAGCTCTTCGAAGGACGCGTTCGCACCAGATTTTCGACTATCGACTCCGTGGAGGAAGAGGTATTTGCGGCAGATGTGGTGATTGGTGCGGTGCTCGTTCCAGGTGCGAGCGCGCCGAAACTGGTCCGCCGGAGCATGCTGAGCTCGATGCGCAAGAGGGGGGTGCTCGTGGACGTCGCTATCGATCAGGGCGGCTGCTTTGAGACATCGCACCCAACCACTCACGCTGATCCTACTTACGAAGTGGATGGCGTCATTCATTATTGCGTCGCCAATATGCCCGGGGCTGTACCGCTGACCTCGAGCCAGGCACTGAATAACGCGACGCTGCCGTTTGGTTTGGCTCTGGCCAGCAAGGGTTTTTCCGCCGTGCTCGAAAATCCGCATTTGCGCGCGGGCCTCAACGTCCATCGGGGCCGACTAACTTACAAAGCGGTGGCCGAAAGCCTCGGGCTGCCCTTCTCACCGATCGAACAGGCTGCGGCCTGA
- the hypE gene encoding hydrogenase expression/formation protein HypE: MSVKGYQRKLDVENGRVDLSHGSGGRAMAQLISGLFHQAFGNEWLARCNDQSAFDVAAGRMVMTTDGYVVSPLFFPGGNIGSLAVHGTINDVAMSGARPLYLSASFIIEEGFRFSDLKAIADSMGAAARTAGVYIIAGDTKVVERGKADGLFISTTGIGIVADGLDLSADKARVGDRVLVSGSLGDHGVAIMSKRQNVAFQTEVVSDSAALHNLVAVMVAAGGSSIRVMRDPTRGGLAATLNEIAHQSDLGFRLQETSIPVKPAVAATCELLGLDPIHVANEGKLVAIVAPDLADAVLAAMKAHPLGSDAADIGEAVADDRKFVQMATGFGGRRIVDWLWGEQLPRIC; this comes from the coding sequence ATGAGCGTAAAGGGTTATCAACGCAAGCTCGACGTCGAGAACGGACGCGTTGATCTTTCCCATGGATCCGGGGGCCGCGCTATGGCACAGCTGATCTCCGGCCTTTTTCACCAAGCCTTTGGTAATGAATGGCTCGCCCGCTGCAATGATCAGTCGGCCTTCGACGTTGCGGCAGGCAGGATGGTGATGACGACCGACGGCTACGTAGTGTCCCCGCTGTTCTTTCCCGGCGGCAATATCGGGTCACTGGCTGTGCACGGCACGATCAATGATGTCGCGATGTCCGGCGCGCGTCCCCTCTATCTGTCGGCCAGTTTTATCATCGAGGAGGGCTTCCGGTTTTCGGATCTGAAGGCAATCGCGGATTCGATGGGCGCGGCAGCGCGCACGGCCGGCGTTTACATCATTGCCGGAGACACCAAGGTCGTCGAGCGCGGCAAGGCGGATGGTTTGTTCATCTCTACGACCGGCATCGGGATTGTGGCCGATGGGCTCGATCTCTCCGCCGACAAGGCAAGGGTCGGGGACCGTGTGCTGGTGTCCGGTAGCCTCGGCGATCATGGGGTGGCGATCATGTCAAAACGTCAGAACGTCGCTTTTCAAACGGAGGTGGTCTCGGATTCCGCAGCGTTGCATAATCTCGTAGCGGTCATGGTTGCAGCCGGCGGTAGTAGCATCCGAGTGATGCGCGACCCCACGCGGGGTGGGCTTGCCGCGACCCTCAACGAGATTGCGCATCAATCCGACCTCGGGTTCCGTCTGCAGGAAACATCCATTCCGGTGAAGCCCGCGGTTGCAGCTACCTGCGAGCTCCTTGGCCTCGATCCGATCCATGTCGCCAATGAGGGCAAGCTCGTTGCGATCGTCGCGCCTGATTTGGCCGATGCCGTGCTTGCAGCCATGAAGGCGCATCCGCTCGGGTCCGATGCAGCTGATATTGGCGAGGCGGTAGCTGACGATCGGAAATTTGTGCAGATGGCAACCGGTTTCGGCGGCCGGCGAATCGTTGATTGGTTGTGGGGCGAACAATTGCCTCGGATCTGTTGA
- the hypD gene encoding hydrogenase formation protein HypD, translating to MKYADEFRDQAIAQGIARAIGAEVSSQRAYRFMEFCGGHTHAISRYGLEDLLPANVSMIHGPGCPVCVLPASRIDMAIRLVDRPEVTLCVYGDLMRAPGSQGQSLLRAKALGADIRMVYSTLDAIRLAEQAPSREVVFFAIGFETTTPPTAVMIRIAERKRLKGLSVFCNHVLTPSAMHSILENPKIRDTGGIPIDGFIGPAHVSTIIGTQPYEPLAEQFGKPIVIAGFEPLDVMQAILMLVRQVNEDRYEVENQYSRAVTREGNRRAKEEVSQIFEPREQFEWRGLGLVPNSGLKLKRAYAQFDAETRFAIHDLRVADNPACECCAILRGAKRPVECKLFGTVCTPETPIGSCMVSSEGACAAYWTYGRVRDEQLRRPS from the coding sequence GTGAAATATGCCGACGAATTTCGCGACCAGGCCATCGCGCAGGGAATCGCGCGTGCGATTGGCGCCGAGGTCAGTTCGCAAAGAGCCTATCGGTTCATGGAATTCTGCGGCGGACACACTCATGCGATCTCCCGCTACGGCCTGGAGGATCTGCTGCCCGCGAACGTTAGCATGATCCACGGGCCCGGTTGTCCCGTCTGCGTTCTGCCCGCCAGCCGAATTGATATGGCGATCCGGCTCGTCGACCGACCAGAGGTCACTCTGTGCGTCTACGGCGATCTGATGCGCGCGCCTGGGTCGCAAGGACAGTCCCTGTTGCGAGCCAAAGCGCTCGGCGCAGACATTCGGATGGTCTACTCGACGCTCGACGCTATCCGGCTCGCCGAACAGGCGCCGAGCCGCGAGGTGGTCTTCTTTGCCATTGGATTTGAGACCACGACGCCTCCGACGGCGGTGATGATCCGAATTGCCGAGAGGAAGCGGCTGAAGGGGCTCAGCGTGTTCTGCAACCACGTGCTTACACCCTCTGCGATGCACAGCATTCTCGAGAACCCCAAAATCCGCGACACCGGCGGGATTCCAATCGACGGCTTCATCGGGCCTGCACATGTCAGCACCATTATTGGTACGCAGCCTTACGAGCCTCTGGCGGAACAATTCGGCAAGCCGATCGTGATCGCGGGATTCGAGCCGCTCGATGTGATGCAGGCGATCCTGATGCTGGTGCGGCAGGTGAACGAAGATCGCTACGAGGTAGAGAACCAATACAGTCGTGCGGTAACGCGCGAGGGCAATCGGCGCGCCAAGGAGGAGGTATCGCAGATATTCGAACCGCGCGAGCAGTTTGAATGGCGAGGGCTCGGACTCGTACCCAACAGCGGACTGAAGCTGAAGCGGGCTTACGCGCAATTCGACGCCGAGACGCGTTTTGCGATCCACGACCTGCGTGTCGCCGACAATCCGGCATGCGAGTGCTGCGCGATCTTGCGTGGCGCCAAGCGGCCGGTCGAGTGTAAGCTGTTTGGAACCGTCTGCACGCCGGAAACTCCCATAGGGTCCTGCATGGTGTCATCGGAAGGCGCTTGTGCGGCGTATTGGACCTACGGCCGAGTTCGCGATGAACAGTTGAGGCGGCCGTCATGA
- a CDS encoding HypC/HybG/HupF family hydrogenase formation chaperone, with protein MATVSIDGISLEISIALVDELEVGDCVLVHVGYALAKIDPTEAKRTLQLLQELGGAGERRS; from the coding sequence ATGGCTACGGTGTCCATCGATGGCATCAGCCTGGAGATATCGATTGCTCTCGTCGACGAGCTCGAGGTCGGCGATTGCGTCCTTGTCCATGTCGGCTATGCGCTGGCCAAGATCGATCCGACGGAAGCCAAGCGCACGCTGCAGCTCCTGCAGGAGCTAGGCGGTGCAGGAGAACGCCGATCGTGA
- the hypF gene encoding carbamoyltransferase HypF, translating into MNAATTCDRTRLRVRVSGAVQGVGFRPYVYGLAMRYGLAGFVINGPEGVTIEVEGHRASEFVAMLPLEAPPLARIDHICVRETTALAAKDFSIGTSEGGKLSTQIVADAAACQQCLSELFDPENRHYLYPFISCCHCGPRYTIAERLPYDRRNTVMRVFRLCAACAAEYGDPASRRFHAEAIACPACGPRLSHEISAIVAAIAGGQIVAIKGLGGYQLLCDARSQDAVQRLRRRKQRPQKPFAVMVDSIERVSEIAEAEASELALLECVARPIVLLPSRNNLAPGIAPGLSRVGVMLPVVPLHHLIFHALRSAGACAGAGPVIVATSANLCGEPLLIDNAQALRRLKRIADVIVTHDRDILTRADDSVVSVVAGRPQFIRRARGYVPEPIRLARSVPPVLAVGGALKSTITITRDNQAFVSQHIGDLDTAEGIRAFEETIRHLTSSLDVEPVVVAHDLHPDMASTRFAEANGRDLVPVQHHHAHAAAVIAEHGHAGPALALVLDGHGFGSDGGNWGGELLLCEGPRCRRIGHLAPLQMPGGDRAAREPWRMASAVLHGLGRGNEIGPRFAAQRQARCVSALLDQPGGPTTTSAGRLFDAAAALLGIASLQSYEGEAAMKLEALVRRTAIIEAGWTIDGCVLSLRPLFARLIADDIDAVGGAGLFHGTFAAACVDWVTRSARTTGVNTVVLSGGCFLNAVLAEEIPRGCSAAGLTPLVPRRVPPNDGGLSLGQAWIAALQIAQQSSARGGTA; encoded by the coding sequence ATGAACGCCGCAACCACCTGCGACCGAACACGGCTACGCGTGCGCGTGAGTGGGGCCGTGCAAGGGGTCGGCTTTCGTCCTTACGTCTATGGACTCGCCATGCGGTACGGATTGGCGGGATTTGTCATCAATGGCCCCGAGGGCGTTACGATCGAGGTCGAGGGTCATCGGGCGTCGGAGTTTGTCGCCATGTTGCCGCTCGAGGCGCCGCCATTGGCACGCATCGACCACATCTGCGTTCGGGAGACTACGGCGCTCGCGGCGAAAGACTTTTCGATCGGCACGAGCGAAGGCGGCAAATTGTCAACGCAGATTGTCGCTGATGCTGCGGCCTGCCAGCAATGTCTCAGTGAGCTGTTCGATCCAGAAAATCGGCATTACCTTTACCCCTTCATCAGTTGCTGCCATTGCGGCCCGCGCTACACCATCGCCGAACGGCTTCCGTACGATCGCCGCAACACCGTGATGAGGGTTTTTAGGCTGTGCGCCGCCTGCGCGGCTGAATATGGCGATCCGGCGAGCCGCAGGTTTCATGCGGAGGCGATCGCGTGTCCGGCATGCGGTCCTCGGCTCAGCCATGAGATCAGCGCCATTGTCGCGGCAATCGCTGGGGGGCAAATCGTGGCGATAAAGGGGCTGGGCGGATACCAGCTGCTTTGCGATGCGCGTAGCCAGGACGCGGTGCAGCGTTTGCGCAGGAGAAAGCAGCGCCCTCAGAAGCCGTTCGCGGTTATGGTCGATTCCATAGAGCGCGTCAGCGAGATCGCGGAGGCGGAAGCGTCCGAGCTTGCGCTGCTCGAATGCGTAGCACGTCCCATCGTCCTTCTGCCTTCGCGAAACAATCTGGCGCCCGGCATAGCTCCTGGCTTGTCACGTGTGGGTGTCATGCTGCCTGTAGTGCCGCTGCATCACCTCATCTTTCACGCGCTTCGCTCGGCAGGAGCATGTGCGGGGGCCGGCCCGGTCATCGTCGCCACCAGTGCCAACCTTTGCGGCGAACCGCTCCTGATCGACAACGCGCAGGCGCTGCGCCGGCTCAAGCGGATCGCCGACGTTATCGTGACCCATGATCGCGATATCCTGACGCGTGCTGATGACTCCGTGGTGTCGGTGGTGGCTGGCCGGCCGCAATTCATTCGTCGTGCCCGTGGCTATGTTCCTGAACCGATCCGGCTTGCGAGGTCTGTACCGCCCGTGCTCGCCGTCGGCGGCGCGCTGAAATCGACCATCACCATCACGCGGGACAACCAAGCGTTCGTCTCCCAGCATATTGGCGATCTGGATACGGCCGAAGGCATTCGTGCGTTCGAGGAGACGATCCGACACCTCACATCGAGCCTTGACGTGGAGCCTGTCGTCGTCGCCCATGATCTGCATCCTGATATGGCTTCTACCCGGTTTGCGGAAGCAAATGGCCGCGATCTGGTGCCTGTCCAGCATCACCACGCACACGCTGCCGCAGTGATCGCCGAGCATGGTCATGCGGGACCTGCGCTTGCCCTGGTGCTCGATGGCCATGGCTTTGGTTCCGACGGCGGTAACTGGGGTGGCGAACTATTGTTGTGTGAAGGGCCGAGGTGCCGACGCATCGGGCACTTAGCGCCGCTGCAAATGCCTGGTGGAGATCGTGCAGCTCGCGAGCCGTGGCGCATGGCGAGCGCAGTACTACACGGGCTCGGCCGGGGCAATGAAATCGGGCCGCGCTTTGCGGCGCAACGGCAGGCTAGATGTGTCTCGGCCTTGCTCGATCAGCCGGGCGGGCCCACCACGACCAGTGCGGGTCGGTTGTTCGACGCGGCAGCGGCGCTGCTGGGGATTGCGAGTTTGCAGAGCTATGAGGGCGAAGCGGCGATGAAGCTCGAGGCGCTGGTGCGGCGGACTGCGATTATCGAAGCCGGCTGGACGATCGATGGCTGCGTGCTGTCGCTTCGTCCGCTGTTTGCGCGGCTGATTGCAGATGACATTGACGCCGTAGGCGGAGCCGGGCTTTTTCATGGCACCTTTGCCGCCGCCTGCGTTGACTGGGTCACCCGCTCCGCGCGGACAACCGGCGTTAATACTGTCGTTCTGAGCGGCGGCTGCTTCCTGAACGCGGTGCTGGCGGAGGAAATCCCGCGCGGTTGCAGCGCTGCCGGCCTTACCCCGCTCGTGCCACGGCGGGTGCCGCCCAATGATGGCGGTTTGAGCCTTGGCCAGGCCTGGATTGCCGCCCTGCAGATTGCTCAACAGTCGTCCGCCAGGGGAGGAACAGCCTGA
- the hypB gene encoding hydrogenase nickel incorporation protein HypB, with amino-acid sequence MCTVCGCTEGTPSTECAKTHDAESHARYYTHVQDDCDRHYAHPHGDQGLQRSYHARDSHSHHHRSVHHQAHGGQALLSGGAGPAALKVTGMSRERVIQIERDILGKNNGIAADNRALFVADDLLVFNLVSSPGAGKTTLLVRAVSELKRSRPVGVIEGDQQTSSDAERIRAAGVSAIQVNTGKGCHLDAAVIGEAYRRLPRLTGGILFIENVGNLVCPAAFDLGEACKIVVLSITEGEDKPLKYPDMFAASSLMVINKIDLAPLLEFDLGKTIEYARRVSPKIDVLVVSARTGEGFGELYAWIDRQARHQRHVVEDKRR; translated from the coding sequence ATGTGTACCGTTTGCGGCTGCACCGAAGGGACGCCGTCGACCGAATGCGCCAAAACGCATGATGCGGAGAGCCACGCGCGTTACTATACCCATGTGCAGGACGATTGCGATCGCCATTATGCCCATCCCCATGGCGACCAAGGCCTGCAGCGTTCATACCATGCTCGCGATAGTCATAGTCACCATCATCGCTCTGTCCATCACCAGGCTCATGGCGGGCAGGCGCTTCTGAGCGGCGGCGCTGGGCCGGCTGCCTTGAAGGTCACGGGCATGAGCAGAGAGCGGGTCATTCAGATCGAGCGCGATATTCTTGGCAAGAATAATGGAATTGCTGCGGACAACCGCGCGCTTTTCGTAGCCGATGACCTGCTTGTATTTAATCTTGTGTCCAGTCCTGGTGCAGGTAAAACGACGCTGCTTGTCCGCGCCGTCTCCGAGCTCAAGCGTAGCCGCCCGGTCGGGGTCATCGAAGGCGACCAGCAGACCTCGAGCGATGCCGAACGCATTCGGGCCGCCGGCGTGTCAGCCATTCAAGTCAACACCGGAAAGGGTTGCCATCTCGATGCTGCAGTAATTGGCGAGGCTTATCGCCGCTTGCCGCGGCTCACGGGCGGTATTCTCTTCATCGAGAACGTCGGTAATCTGGTCTGTCCCGCAGCCTTCGATCTTGGCGAGGCCTGCAAGATCGTGGTGTTGTCGATTACCGAAGGTGAAGACAAGCCGCTCAAATATCCTGATATGTTTGCCGCTTCTTCACTCATGGTGATCAACAAGATTGATCTGGCGCCGCTGCTTGAGTTCGATTTGGGTAAGACCATCGAATACGCCAGACGCGTCAGTCCAAAGATCGACGTGCTTGTAGTGTCGGCTCGTACCGGCGAGGGTTTTGGCGAGCTCTACGCCTGGATCGATAGGCAGGCGAGGCATCAGAGGCACGTCGTAGAGGACAAAAGGCGATGA